CCGACGCAAGCCAAAGCGCAGCGTTGGCGATATCGAGCGGCGTCGACAGACGGCCGAGCGGTATCGAGGCACGGAATTTCTCGCGGATCTCCGGCGTGTCAGTGCCCATGAATTTCTCCAGCATGCCGGTCTCGCCGGCGACCGGGCAAAGGCAGTTCACGCGGATGTTCTTGGGCGCGAGTTCAACCGCCATCGACTTGGTCGCGGTGATCGCCCAGCCCTTCGAAGCATTGTACCAGGTGAGCCCCGGCCGCGGCCGCAGACCGGCGGTCGAAGCCGTGGTCAGGATGACGCCGCCGCCCTGCCGCTCCATGATCGGCACCACGGCAAGTGCGGCGTGATAGATCGCCTTCATGTTGACTGAAGTGATCAGGTCGAAGGTCGCCTCGTCGACGTCGAGCATGTCGCCATTGCGATGGGTGTAGCCGGCATTGTTGACCATGATATCGATGCGGCCGAAGGCGCTTTTTGCGGCATAGACCATCTCGTCGAATTCGGAACGCTGCGAAACATCGGTCTGGGTCCAGATCGCGGCCTGGCCGATCTCTGCTGCAACGCGCTCCGCGCCCTTGGCGTTGAGGTCGGCGACGACGACCTTGGCGCCCTCTTCGGCAAAGCGCCTGGCCATGCCTTCGCCGAAACCTGACGCAGCACCCGTGATGACGGCAACCTTGTTTTCCAGACGCATGCTTTTTCCGCTCATTGAAGACCCACCTCGCAAGCGCATTTTTCCTTTTTGTTTGATGCGTGTCTGTCTCCCAGAACCGCTTCGCACTTCTGGGCGACACGCATTAGCTTTCGTCACATTCCCGCTTTATGTTGCAGGCGCGAAAGCCCCGGGACCATCGCTTGACGAAAAGCCTCCGGGTGGGAGCCAGTGTCAAGGCACATTTGGAGCGAATCAATATGCAGTGATTTGGCCTTGATGTGACACCATGGCACTGGATAGTTTAAATCGATTAGATTATATCCTGCCGCGTCACAGCGAGCGGCGTCAAAGCGGACAGACCATGACCAGCCAGATCATTCCCGTCGAGCCTTTCGACTTCATCATTTTCGGCGGCACCGGCGACCTGTCGGAACGCAAGCTGCTGCCCTCGCTCTACCACCGCCAGCGCGACCACCAGTTTTCCGAGCCGACCCGCATCATCGGCACCTCGCGCTCCAAGATGAGCGACGAGGAATTCCAGGCTTTCGCCAAGCAGGCGATTTCCCAGCATGTGAAGCCGGCCGACATCGACGCCGAGGAACTCAAGACATTTCTTGCCCGGCTGTCCTACGTATCGGCCGACGCGACGACGGGTGCCGGCTTCGACAAGCTGAAAAAGGCGATCGGCGAAAGCGACCGCATTCGCGCTTTCTATCTGGCGGTTGCGCCGGCGCTGTTCGGCGACATCTCGCACCAGCTGAAAGCCCACAATCTCATCACGCCGAATTCGCGCATCGTGCTGGAGAAGCCGATCGGCCGCGACCTCGATTCGGCGCGCAAGCTCAACGACGTGGTTGGAGACGACTTCCACGAAAGCCAGATCTTCCGCATCGACCACTATCTCGGAAAGGAGACGGTGCAGAATCTGATGGCGCTGCGCTTTGCCAACGCGCTCTATGAGCCGCTTTGGAATTCTGCCCATATCGACCATGTGCAGATCACGGTGGCCGAGACCGTCGGTCTTGAAGACCGCGTCACCTACTACGACAAGGCCGGCGCGCTGCGCGACATGGTGCAGAACCACATGCTGCAGCTGCTCTGCCTGGTTGCCATGGAGGCGCCATCGTCGATGGATGCCGATGCCGTGCGCGACGAGAAGCTGAAGGTGCTGCGGGCGCTGAAGCGCATCAACGGCAATGAGGCACCCAAGCACACCGTGCGCGGGCAGTACCGCGCCGGCGCCTCTGCAGGCGGCGCGGTGAAAGGCTATGTCGAGGAACTTGGCAAAGACAGCTCCACCGAGACTTTCGTCGCCATCAAGGCTGAGATCGGCAATTGGCGCTGGGCCGGCGTGCCGTTCTATCTCAGGACCGGCAAAAGGCTGGCGACCCGCGTTTCGGAAATCGTCATCGAGTTCAAGCCGATCCCGCATTCGATCTTCGGCGACAGCGCCGGGCCGATCTCAGCCAACCAACTGGTGATCCGGCTGCAGCCCGACGAAGGCGTCAAGCAGTTCATCATGATCAAGGATCCAGGCCCAGGCGGCATGCGGCTGCGCCAGATTCCGCTCGACATGAGCTTTGCAACATCTTTCGACGGCCGTGCGCCGGACGCCTATGAACGGCTGATCATGGATGTTATCCGCGGCAACCAGACGCTGTTCATGCGCCGCGACGAGGTCGAGGCGGCATGGAAGTGGATCGACCCGATCCAGAACGCCTGGGAAAGCGCCAGGCAGGAGGCGCAAGGCTATACGGCCGGCACATGGGGTCCCTCGGCCTCGATTGCGCTGATCGAACGCGACGGGCGGACATGGCACGAAAGCAATTGAGCGAGCCCGTCTATAACTGGAACGGCTTTGCCGGGCGCCAGGATCTGGCGGCAGCCCTTGCCGGCAATGTCGCGGCGCGCCTGACCAAGGCCATCAACGAGCGCGGCACGGCCCTGCTTGCCGTTTCCGGCGGCACCACGCCGGCAAAGTTCTTTGCAGCACTTTCGGCCATTCCGATCGCCTGGAACAAGGTGACGGTGACGCTGGTCGACGAACGGTTCGTGCCGGCCTCCTCGCCGCGCTCGAATGCGGGGCTGGTCGCGGCCAACCTGCTGCAGAACAAGGCGGCTGCCGCGCACTTCGTGCCGCTCTACCATGAGGCGGCAAGCATCGAGACCGCCGCGGCGGCCGACGATGCGGCGCTGAAGGCTCTGCCCTGGCCCCTCGATGTCGTCGTGCTCGGCATGGGCGGCGACGGCCACACCGCCTCGTTCTTTCCCGACGCCGAGAATCTCGGCGATTTGCTCGACCCCGCCTCATCAAGGATCGTGCTGCCGGTTCACGCGGCAAGCGCCGGCGAACCCCGGTTGACGCTGCCGCTGGCGCGGATCGTCGACGCCGGCTTCATCGCGCTGCATATAGAAGGCGAGGACAAGCGCACCGCCTTCGATGGTGCGATGGGACCGGGTGCGAAAAAGCCCATCCGCAAAGTGCTCGAAGCGGCACCCATCCCGGTAGAGGTGTTCTGGGCACCCTGATTTCACGCAAAGCAGTCCCGGCAGACGGTGGAGGACGTTCTTCCGGGGCTCGAAAGGACCGACCATGACAGCCAGACGCGACATCGAAGCCATCACGGAACGCATCCGCCAACGCTCGAAAGCCGGCCGCGAGCGCTATCTCGGCCGCATCGCCGAGACCTCCAGCCGCGCCGCCAACCGGGGGGTTCTGTCTTGCGGCAACCTCGCGCATGGCTTTGCCGTCTGCAGCCCGTCTGAAAAGCTGGCGCTCGGCGCCGACAAGGTGCCGAACCTCGGCATCATCACCTCCTACAATGACATGCTGTCGGCGCATCAGCCCTTCGAAACCTTCCCGGCGCTGATCAAGGAAGCCGCGAAGGAAGTTGGCGGCATCGCGCAAGTGGCCGGCGGCGTGCCCGCCATGTGCGACGGCGTGACCCAGGGACAGCCCGGCATGGAGCTGTCGCTGTTTTCGCGCGACGTCATCGCCATGTCGGCGGCGATCGGCCTGTCGCACAACATGTTCGACGCCGCCGTCTATCTCGGCGTCTGCGACAAGATCGTGCCCGGGCTGGTGATTGCAGCCCTCACCTTTGGCCATCTGCCGGCGGTGTTCGTGCCGGCAGGGCCGATGACGACGGGCCTGCCCAATGACGAGAAGGCCAAGGTTCGCCAGCTCTATGCCGAGGGCAAGGCTGGGCGCGCAGAACTACTCGAAGCGGAGTCCAAATCCTATCACGGGCCGGGCACCTGCACCTTCTACGGCACCGCCAACTCCAACCAGATGCTGATGGAGATCATGGGCCTGCATACGCCCGGCGCCTCGTTCGTCAATCCGGGCACGCCGCTGCGCGACGCGCTGACGCGTGAGGCGACGAAGCGGGCGCTCGCCATCACCGCGCTCGGCAACGCCTACACGCCGGTCGGCCGCATGATCGACGAGCGCTCTTTCGTCAATGGCGTCGTCGGCCTGCACGCCACCGGCGGCTCTA
This region of Mesorhizobium sp. C432A genomic DNA includes:
- a CDS encoding SDR family oxidoreductase, with protein sequence MRLENKVAVITGAASGFGEGMARRFAEEGAKVVVADLNAKGAERVAAEIGQAAIWTQTDVSQRSEFDEMVYAAKSAFGRIDIMVNNAGYTHRNGDMLDVDEATFDLITSVNMKAIYHAALAVVPIMERQGGGVILTTASTAGLRPRPGLTWYNASKGWAITATKSMAVELAPKNIRVNCLCPVAGETGMLEKFMGTDTPEIREKFRASIPLGRLSTPLDIANAALWLASDEAAFITGVALEVDGGRCI
- the zwf gene encoding glucose-6-phosphate dehydrogenase yields the protein MTSQIIPVEPFDFIIFGGTGDLSERKLLPSLYHRQRDHQFSEPTRIIGTSRSKMSDEEFQAFAKQAISQHVKPADIDAEELKTFLARLSYVSADATTGAGFDKLKKAIGESDRIRAFYLAVAPALFGDISHQLKAHNLITPNSRIVLEKPIGRDLDSARKLNDVVGDDFHESQIFRIDHYLGKETVQNLMALRFANALYEPLWNSAHIDHVQITVAETVGLEDRVTYYDKAGALRDMVQNHMLQLLCLVAMEAPSSMDADAVRDEKLKVLRALKRINGNEAPKHTVRGQYRAGASAGGAVKGYVEELGKDSSTETFVAIKAEIGNWRWAGVPFYLRTGKRLATRVSEIVIEFKPIPHSIFGDSAGPISANQLVIRLQPDEGVKQFIMIKDPGPGGMRLRQIPLDMSFATSFDGRAPDAYERLIMDVIRGNQTLFMRRDEVEAAWKWIDPIQNAWESARQEAQGYTAGTWGPSASIALIERDGRTWHESN
- the pgl gene encoding 6-phosphogluconolactonase; protein product: MARKQLSEPVYNWNGFAGRQDLAAALAGNVAARLTKAINERGTALLAVSGGTTPAKFFAALSAIPIAWNKVTVTLVDERFVPASSPRSNAGLVAANLLQNKAAAAHFVPLYHEAASIETAAAADDAALKALPWPLDVVVLGMGGDGHTASFFPDAENLGDLLDPASSRIVLPVHAASAGEPRLTLPLARIVDAGFIALHIEGEDKRTAFDGAMGPGAKKPIRKVLEAAPIPVEVFWAP